In one window of Temnothorax longispinosus isolate EJ_2023e chromosome 11, Tlon_JGU_v1, whole genome shotgun sequence DNA:
- the Mxt gene encoding eukaryotic translation initiation factor 4E-binding protein Mextli isoform X2 translates to MATAQLNRARTVKKLEKPRPLKLNQRNSTVDGRITTVEDIVSLIDNVAMQLTNGFHDRTLQMNVISMCSHLKLYANQLEAIYKDQLDRAFVAIRNGSQDDRLDLTTRVHLLELIELRAKQWRHTDSMDVYYMQKLSHLDNLTEAVPDTPTNLSSSLLTMTSPTSAPILGPGEVIKNSGKFAKPTRIPGKNYCKDEVVIRNSDSGKVMGIKGRRVHMIEELSQTIISFQRVNPGAKERLVQITGTSEDKIHYAKDLIKDTIQRNASPVRLEQSSGGEKGAMGGSSSSLNSSASDESNRLQQSQQHNSRLRSSLLHSLSTNDASIGEYKYTVTVGNQSLKITGCNLDLVRTAKLVLDEHFLGDPENFTSGIEYFNYEDEPNFTITTTSTPIVPRTPLSPLDNVNAPASLGRELSVDSAATSSESEETYKPRPISEERGSTQQVPEARELTYEFLLLCASGPYAKRPPADWARIQKECPNIVRKAPIRWFEPEAYKAKLAAAGPVAILPISEAETDPE, encoded by the exons ATGGCTACCGCACAATTGAACAGAGCCAGGACCGTAAAAAAGCTCGAAAAACCACGGCCGCTTAAGCTTAACCAGCGCAACTCGACCGTCGATGGGCGGATCACGACTG TAGAGGATATAGTGTCCCTAATCGACAATGTTGCAATGCAACTAACCAATGGCTTCCATGACCGAACGCTGCAAATGAATGTGATTTCTATGTGTAGTCACCTGAAACTGTATGCCAACCAGTTAGAAGCTATTTACAAAG atcaGCTGGACCGGGCTTTTGTGGCGATCAGAAATGGGAGCCAGGACGACAGATTAGATCTGACGACCAGGGTTCATCTGCTGGAACTTATCGAGCTACGAGCGAAACAATGGCGTCACACCGATTCGATGGACGTATATTACATGCAGAAATTGTCGCATCTAGACAAT CTGACCGAAGCGGTACCCGATACACCTACGAACTTGTCGTCCTCGTTATTGACAATGACTTCACCCACCTCGGCACCGATCTTGGGGCCCGGGGAAGTAATCAAGAATAGCGGAAAGTTCGCCAAGCCTACACGCATACCGGGGAAAAACTATTGCAAAGACGAGGTTGTCATTCGCAACAGTGACTCGGGAAAAG TGATGGGAATAAAAGGGCGGCGGGTTCACATGATTGAAGAGCTCAGCCAGACGATCATCTCCTTCCAGCGAG TAAACCCTGGAGCTAAAGAACGACTTGTCCAAATCACGGGAACGTCCGAGGACAAGATTCA TTATGCGAAGGATTTAATCAAAGATACGATACAACGAAATGCATCGCCAGTGAGACTGGAGCAGAGCTCCGGCGGCGAAAAAGGAGCAATGGGCGGCTCCAGCTCCTCGCTCAACAGCAGCGCGTCGGACGAGAGCAATCGTCTGCAACAGAGTCAGCAACACAACTCTCGTCTACGTTCGTCCCTCCTGCACAGTCTCTCCACCAACGACGCCAGCATAGGCGAATACAAGTACACCGTCACCGTGGGTAACCAGTCCCTCAAAATTACGGGCTGCAATCTCGACCTCGTCAgg ACGGCAAAACTGGTACTGGACGAACACTTTTTGGGCGACCCTGAGAACTTTACCAGCGGGATAGAGTACTTTAATTACGAGGACGAACCCAACTTCACCATAACTACCACATCCACCCCTATTGTTCCCCGTACGCCGTTATCGCCATTGGACAATGTAAACGCTCCTGCTTCTCTAGGCCGAGAGTTAAGTGTGGATAGCGCCGCAACCTCTTCGGAAAGCGAAGAAACTTACAAGCCTCGTCCGATCTCTGAAGAGCGAGGCTCGACTCAACAAg TTCCAGAAGCGAGAGAACTTACGTACGAGTTTCTGCTGCTGTGCGCGTCGGGCCCGTACGCGAAGCGGCCCCCCGCCGATTGGGCGCGCATACAGAAGGAATGTCCCAATATAGTTCGTAAG GCACCGATTCGCTGGTTCGAACCGGAGGCGTACAAAGCAAAGCTAGCAGCCGCTGGTCCCGTTGCGATATTGCCGATTAGCGAAGCGGAAACCGATCCCGAGTGA
- the LOC139821656 gene encoding dehydrogenase/reductase SDR family member 7: MDLFVIISLLFIVYYSVYLILPSLLDCDILLAFKEKYGKPISSLKGKTVWITGASAGIGENLAYVLAKAGCKLILSARRAAELERVKKTCLKENKCLTDDDVEVYPMDILDLDSHEKAFQHVINKFGKLDILVNNAGRSQRARWENIEIAVDKEMFNLNVFSVVSLSRLAVKHFLKIGGGHIINTSSLAGILPVPMSATYCGTKHALHGYFKPMFMEYPDKHIHVTMVCPGPVQTEFLPESFTEKSGEKYGVKTDTSKSKVSAERCATLMGVAIANKLDEVWISTASTLRITYMSYCFPYFTKWLIKNLGTKYLLKLRDANAAKD; encoded by the exons ATGGATTTATTCGTAATCATCAGCCTGCTATTTATAGTCTACTATTCCGTCTATCTCATTCTACCCTCCTTATTGGACTGCGATATATTGCTTGCTTTTAAGGAAAAGTACGGCAAACCCATAT CTTCATTGAAAGGCAAAACAGTATGGATAACGGGTGCGTCTGCGGGTATCGGAGAAAATCTGGCTTACGTCCTGGCCAAAGCGGGGTGCAAATTAATCCTGTCCGCTCGGAGAGCCGCTGAATTAGAAAGAGTGAAGAAAACATGTTTGAAAG AGAACAAGTGCTTGACCGACGATGATGTGGAAGTCTATCCTATGGACATACTCGACTTGGACTCACACGAGAAAGCGTTCCAGCATGTGATTAACAAATTTGGAAAG TTGGATATACTCGTCAACAATGCCGGCCGTAGTCAAAGAGCGAGATGGGAAAACATTGAGATAGCGGTCGATAAAGAAATGTTCAACCTGAATGTATTCTCCGTCGTGTCCTTGAGTAGATTAGCAGTCAAACACTTTCTAAAAATAGGCGGGGgtcatattattaataccTCGAGTTTGGCCGGAATTTTACCGGTTCCGATGTCAGCGACCTACTGCGGCACTAAACATGCCTTACAT ggCTATTTCAAACCGATGTTTATGGAATACCCCGATAAGCATATCCACGTAACAATGGTTTGTCCGGGTCCAGTGCAGACCGAGTTTCTGCCCGAGAGTTTTACGGAGAAATCTGGCGAG aaatatggAGTAAAAACGGATACATCTAAAAGCAAAGTCAGCGCGGAACGTTGTGCAACTTTAATGGGCGTCGCGATTGCGAATAAACTGGACGAAGTATGGATCTCCACGGCGTCCACGTTACGAATCACATACATGTCTTATTGTTTCCCTTATTTCACGAAATG GTTGATAAAGAATTTAGGTACGAAATACCTGCTGAAATTACGAGATGCTAATGCTGCCAAGGATTAA
- the Mxt gene encoding eukaryotic translation initiation factor 4E-binding protein Mextli isoform X3, with translation MSRYIHIWTLYYSYRLHKLCRITMATAQLNRARTVKKLEKPRPLKLNQRNSTVDGRITTVEDIVSLIDNVAMQLTNGFHDRTLQMNVISMCSHLKLYANQLEAIYKDQLDRAFVAIRNGSQDDRLDLTTRVHLLELIELRAKQWRHTDSMDVYYMQKLSHLDNLTEAVPDTPTNLSSSLLTMTSPTSAPILGPGEVIKNSGKFAKPTRIPGKNYCKDEVVIRNSDSGKVNPGAKERLVQITGTSEDKIHYAKDLIKDTIQRNASPVRLEQSSGGEKGAMGGSSSSLNSSASDESNRLQQSQQHNSRLRSSLLHSLSTNDASIGEYKYTVTVGNQSLKITGCNLDLVRTAKLVLDEHFLGDPENFTSGIEYFNYEDEPNFTITTTSTPIVPRTPLSPLDNVNAPASLGRELSVDSAATSSESEETYKPRPISEERGSTQQVPEARELTYEFLLLCASGPYAKRPPADWARIQKECPNIVRKAPIRWFEPEAYKAKLAAAGPVAILPISEAETDPE, from the exons ATGTcacgatatatacatatatggacatTGTACTACTCATAtagattacataaattatgcag GATCACAATGGCTACCGCACAATTGAACAGAGCCAGGACCGTAAAAAAGCTCGAAAAACCACGGCCGCTTAAGCTTAACCAGCGCAACTCGACCGTCGATGGGCGGATCACGACTG TAGAGGATATAGTGTCCCTAATCGACAATGTTGCAATGCAACTAACCAATGGCTTCCATGACCGAACGCTGCAAATGAATGTGATTTCTATGTGTAGTCACCTGAAACTGTATGCCAACCAGTTAGAAGCTATTTACAAAG atcaGCTGGACCGGGCTTTTGTGGCGATCAGAAATGGGAGCCAGGACGACAGATTAGATCTGACGACCAGGGTTCATCTGCTGGAACTTATCGAGCTACGAGCGAAACAATGGCGTCACACCGATTCGATGGACGTATATTACATGCAGAAATTGTCGCATCTAGACAAT CTGACCGAAGCGGTACCCGATACACCTACGAACTTGTCGTCCTCGTTATTGACAATGACTTCACCCACCTCGGCACCGATCTTGGGGCCCGGGGAAGTAATCAAGAATAGCGGAAAGTTCGCCAAGCCTACACGCATACCGGGGAAAAACTATTGCAAAGACGAGGTTGTCATTCGCAACAGTGACTCGGGAAAAG TAAACCCTGGAGCTAAAGAACGACTTGTCCAAATCACGGGAACGTCCGAGGACAAGATTCA TTATGCGAAGGATTTAATCAAAGATACGATACAACGAAATGCATCGCCAGTGAGACTGGAGCAGAGCTCCGGCGGCGAAAAAGGAGCAATGGGCGGCTCCAGCTCCTCGCTCAACAGCAGCGCGTCGGACGAGAGCAATCGTCTGCAACAGAGTCAGCAACACAACTCTCGTCTACGTTCGTCCCTCCTGCACAGTCTCTCCACCAACGACGCCAGCATAGGCGAATACAAGTACACCGTCACCGTGGGTAACCAGTCCCTCAAAATTACGGGCTGCAATCTCGACCTCGTCAgg ACGGCAAAACTGGTACTGGACGAACACTTTTTGGGCGACCCTGAGAACTTTACCAGCGGGATAGAGTACTTTAATTACGAGGACGAACCCAACTTCACCATAACTACCACATCCACCCCTATTGTTCCCCGTACGCCGTTATCGCCATTGGACAATGTAAACGCTCCTGCTTCTCTAGGCCGAGAGTTAAGTGTGGATAGCGCCGCAACCTCTTCGGAAAGCGAAGAAACTTACAAGCCTCGTCCGATCTCTGAAGAGCGAGGCTCGACTCAACAAg TTCCAGAAGCGAGAGAACTTACGTACGAGTTTCTGCTGCTGTGCGCGTCGGGCCCGTACGCGAAGCGGCCCCCCGCCGATTGGGCGCGCATACAGAAGGAATGTCCCAATATAGTTCGTAAG GCACCGATTCGCTGGTTCGAACCGGAGGCGTACAAAGCAAAGCTAGCAGCCGCTGGTCCCGTTGCGATATTGCCGATTAGCGAAGCGGAAACCGATCCCGAGTGA
- the Mrps2 gene encoding small ribosomal subunit protein uS2m, producing MSIFARRILSSNFSREWQCLRSVIRNTSLQRCQLSTQTQPSTDKSDLSDVTEGSEVTTLDPLTHPDFFQVHKLFTVKDLYDARVHFGHKETALNEHMETFVFGSRLGHLIIDLDQTAELLRQALNFTAHIAFRGGIILFISRNPQVTHLVDKTAKECKEFSQTRFWRHGLFPNSRNQFKATTRLPDMCIFLSTLDTVMSEHTAVRHAAKMCIPSVGIVDTNCNPNLITYPVPGNDDSPSAVKLYCSLFKEAILRGKRARERLMQYEEST from the exons ATGTCCATATTCGCGAGGCGAATACTCTCATCCAACT TCTCCAGAGAGTGGCAATGTTTGCGATCTGTCATCCGTAATACCTCTCTACAACGATGTCAGCTATCGACTCAGACTCAACCGAGTACAGATAAATCCG ATCTATCTGATGTCACAGAAGGCTCAGAGGTCACGACGTTAGATCCGTTGACACATCCAGACTTCTTCCAAGTGCACAAGCTGTTCACCGTGAAGGATCTGTACGACGCGAGAGTGCACTTCGGCCACAAGGAGACTGCGTTAAACGAACACATGGAGACATTCGTATTCGGCTCCAGACTGGGACACCTGATAATCGATTTAGACCAAACCGCTGAATTGTTGAGACAGGCGTTGAACTTCACTGCCCATATCGCCTTCAGGGGCGGCATTATCCTGTTCATCTCGCGCAATCCTCAGGTCACGCATTTAGTGGACAAGACGGCTAAGGAATGTAAGGAATTTTCGCAGACGAGATTTTGGCGGCACGGGTTGTTCCCCAATTCGAGAAATCAGTTCAAGGCAACGACGCGATTGCCGGATATGTGCATCTTTCTTAGTACTCTCGACACCGTCATGTCCGAGCACACGGCGGTGAGACACGCGGCGAAGATGTGCATACCCAGCGTCGGCATAGTCGACACTAACTGCAATCCGAATCTTATAACATATCCCGTGCCCGGAAACGACGATTCTCCGTCTGCCGTCAAGCTCTATTGTTCGTTATTCAAAGAAGCTATTCTGAGAGGGAAAAGGGCTAGAGAACGGCTGATGCAATATGAGGAATCGACGTAA
- the Mxt gene encoding eukaryotic translation initiation factor 4E-binding protein Mextli isoform X1 — MSRYIHIWTLYYSYRLHKLCRITMATAQLNRARTVKKLEKPRPLKLNQRNSTVDGRITTVEDIVSLIDNVAMQLTNGFHDRTLQMNVISMCSHLKLYANQLEAIYKDQLDRAFVAIRNGSQDDRLDLTTRVHLLELIELRAKQWRHTDSMDVYYMQKLSHLDNLTEAVPDTPTNLSSSLLTMTSPTSAPILGPGEVIKNSGKFAKPTRIPGKNYCKDEVVIRNSDSGKVMGIKGRRVHMIEELSQTIISFQRVNPGAKERLVQITGTSEDKIHYAKDLIKDTIQRNASPVRLEQSSGGEKGAMGGSSSSLNSSASDESNRLQQSQQHNSRLRSSLLHSLSTNDASIGEYKYTVTVGNQSLKITGCNLDLVRTAKLVLDEHFLGDPENFTSGIEYFNYEDEPNFTITTTSTPIVPRTPLSPLDNVNAPASLGRELSVDSAATSSESEETYKPRPISEERGSTQQVPEARELTYEFLLLCASGPYAKRPPADWARIQKECPNIVRKAPIRWFEPEAYKAKLAAAGPVAILPISEAETDPE; from the exons ATGTcacgatatatacatatatggacatTGTACTACTCATAtagattacataaattatgcag GATCACAATGGCTACCGCACAATTGAACAGAGCCAGGACCGTAAAAAAGCTCGAAAAACCACGGCCGCTTAAGCTTAACCAGCGCAACTCGACCGTCGATGGGCGGATCACGACTG TAGAGGATATAGTGTCCCTAATCGACAATGTTGCAATGCAACTAACCAATGGCTTCCATGACCGAACGCTGCAAATGAATGTGATTTCTATGTGTAGTCACCTGAAACTGTATGCCAACCAGTTAGAAGCTATTTACAAAG atcaGCTGGACCGGGCTTTTGTGGCGATCAGAAATGGGAGCCAGGACGACAGATTAGATCTGACGACCAGGGTTCATCTGCTGGAACTTATCGAGCTACGAGCGAAACAATGGCGTCACACCGATTCGATGGACGTATATTACATGCAGAAATTGTCGCATCTAGACAAT CTGACCGAAGCGGTACCCGATACACCTACGAACTTGTCGTCCTCGTTATTGACAATGACTTCACCCACCTCGGCACCGATCTTGGGGCCCGGGGAAGTAATCAAGAATAGCGGAAAGTTCGCCAAGCCTACACGCATACCGGGGAAAAACTATTGCAAAGACGAGGTTGTCATTCGCAACAGTGACTCGGGAAAAG TGATGGGAATAAAAGGGCGGCGGGTTCACATGATTGAAGAGCTCAGCCAGACGATCATCTCCTTCCAGCGAG TAAACCCTGGAGCTAAAGAACGACTTGTCCAAATCACGGGAACGTCCGAGGACAAGATTCA TTATGCGAAGGATTTAATCAAAGATACGATACAACGAAATGCATCGCCAGTGAGACTGGAGCAGAGCTCCGGCGGCGAAAAAGGAGCAATGGGCGGCTCCAGCTCCTCGCTCAACAGCAGCGCGTCGGACGAGAGCAATCGTCTGCAACAGAGTCAGCAACACAACTCTCGTCTACGTTCGTCCCTCCTGCACAGTCTCTCCACCAACGACGCCAGCATAGGCGAATACAAGTACACCGTCACCGTGGGTAACCAGTCCCTCAAAATTACGGGCTGCAATCTCGACCTCGTCAgg ACGGCAAAACTGGTACTGGACGAACACTTTTTGGGCGACCCTGAGAACTTTACCAGCGGGATAGAGTACTTTAATTACGAGGACGAACCCAACTTCACCATAACTACCACATCCACCCCTATTGTTCCCCGTACGCCGTTATCGCCATTGGACAATGTAAACGCTCCTGCTTCTCTAGGCCGAGAGTTAAGTGTGGATAGCGCCGCAACCTCTTCGGAAAGCGAAGAAACTTACAAGCCTCGTCCGATCTCTGAAGAGCGAGGCTCGACTCAACAAg TTCCAGAAGCGAGAGAACTTACGTACGAGTTTCTGCTGCTGTGCGCGTCGGGCCCGTACGCGAAGCGGCCCCCCGCCGATTGGGCGCGCATACAGAAGGAATGTCCCAATATAGTTCGTAAG GCACCGATTCGCTGGTTCGAACCGGAGGCGTACAAAGCAAAGCTAGCAGCCGCTGGTCCCGTTGCGATATTGCCGATTAGCGAAGCGGAAACCGATCCCGAGTGA